Proteins from one Gimesia maris genomic window:
- the trhP gene encoding prephenate-dependent tRNA uridine(34) hydroxylase TrhP, which produces MKPELLSPAGTRKSMQYAYAFGADAVYAGQPRYSLRVRENEFNKLEVMAEAVEEAHRLGKKFYIASNIAPHNLKVRSYLKNMEPVIDMKPDALIMSDPGLIMMVRERWPEVPIHLSVQANAVNYATVKFWQKFGLSRIILSRELSIKEVAEIQEECPDMELEVFVHGALCIAYSGRCLLSGYMNHRDSNQGNCTNACRWDYKVSDAVQTLEGDIVLKNPPPPQKPQLPIIDQVFLLEEPQRPGEYMPAYEDEHGTYIMNSKDLRAVQHVKTFTDMGISSLKIEGRTKSFFYAARTAQVYRKSIDDAAAGVEFNENLLEMLDSLSNRGYTEGFFQRHASESMQNYEHGRSMANKQQFVGDIIDRDEDGIIVDVKNKFGLNDELELMTPTGNTVFNLNALLNQKSDSIEVAPGSGHVVKIPYAENHLGDRAGQLTDHDHQFALLMKSVKTPAEPSLG; this is translated from the coding sequence ATGAAACCGGAACTTCTTTCACCCGCGGGTACCCGAAAATCTATGCAGTACGCGTATGCTTTTGGAGCAGACGCTGTTTATGCAGGTCAGCCCCGCTACAGTCTGCGTGTCCGGGAAAACGAATTCAACAAACTCGAAGTGATGGCCGAAGCGGTCGAAGAAGCACATCGGCTCGGCAAGAAATTCTATATCGCCAGCAATATTGCCCCTCATAATCTGAAGGTACGAAGTTACCTGAAGAACATGGAGCCGGTAATTGATATGAAACCAGATGCACTGATCATGTCAGATCCAGGTCTGATAATGATGGTGCGGGAACGCTGGCCGGAAGTTCCGATTCATCTTTCGGTCCAGGCGAATGCCGTCAATTATGCAACCGTCAAATTCTGGCAGAAGTTTGGTCTGTCCCGCATTATTCTTTCGCGCGAACTGTCGATTAAAGAAGTCGCAGAGATCCAGGAAGAGTGTCCAGATATGGAACTGGAAGTCTTCGTGCATGGTGCACTCTGTATTGCGTATTCCGGGCGATGTCTGCTTTCGGGATACATGAATCATCGCGATTCGAATCAGGGGAACTGTACCAACGCCTGCCGCTGGGATTATAAAGTCAGTGATGCAGTGCAGACACTGGAAGGGGATATCGTGTTGAAAAATCCTCCTCCGCCACAAAAGCCGCAGCTGCCGATAATTGACCAGGTATTCCTGCTGGAAGAACCGCAGCGTCCGGGCGAATACATGCCTGCTTACGAAGATGAGCATGGCACTTACATTATGAATTCCAAAGACCTCCGTGCCGTCCAGCATGTGAAAACATTCACTGACATGGGAATCAGTTCGCTGAAGATTGAAGGGCGGACCAAGTCCTTCTTTTATGCAGCCCGGACGGCGCAGGTTTATCGTAAATCCATTGATGATGCCGCTGCGGGTGTGGAGTTTAATGAAAATCTGCTGGAAATGCTCGACAGCCTTTCCAATCGTGGTTACACCGAAGGCTTCTTCCAGCGACATGCTTCAGAAAGCATGCAGAATTACGAGCATGGTCGTTCTATGGCGAATAAACAGCAGTTTGTCGGAGATATTATTGACCGCGATGAAGATGGCATCATCGTGGATGTCAAAAACAAGTTTGGTCTGAATGATGAACTGGAACTGATGACACCGACGGGCAATACCGTCTTCAATCTCAATGCGTTGCTGAATCAGAAATCAGATTCCATTGAAGTCGCTCCCGGCAGCGGGCATGTTGTGAAAATTCCCTATGCCGAAAATCATCTGGGTGACCGTGCGGGGCAACTGACAGACCATGATCACCAGTTTGCACTGCTGATGAAGTCCGTCAAAACACCGGCGGAACCTTCACTGGGTTGA
- a CDS encoding sialate O-acetylesterase, which yields MIRSLCQVLLLALFSLLAGSDSAFAKTYQVYFLGGQSNMDGYGYAKDLPDDLKQSVPGVMIFHANSAPDAVPVDGRGLWSELKPGHGVGFKSDGKENTYSNRFGVELSFAKTLQQLAPEANIALIKISRGGTSIAVEAAGNFGCWDPDFEKGTGKGQGINQYDHFLAGMKRALQTTDIDQDGEADTLIPAGIVWMQGESDAAYTEEIAKDYEANLKRLMDLIRATLYADDLPVVIGRISDSGDNPEGKVWKHGEIVRAAQAAFVEKDKRAALVTSTDEYGYSDRWHYNSEGYLDLGRNFAQALWKVPRN from the coding sequence ATGATTCGTTCTCTGTGTCAGGTTTTACTGCTGGCTTTATTTTCTCTGCTTGCAGGATCCGATTCTGCATTTGCCAAAACCTATCAGGTTTACTTCCTGGGGGGCCAGTCCAATATGGATGGGTACGGCTATGCCAAGGACTTGCCCGATGATCTCAAGCAGTCAGTTCCCGGCGTAATGATCTTTCATGCGAATTCAGCGCCGGATGCGGTTCCCGTTGACGGGCGAGGGCTCTGGTCCGAATTGAAGCCCGGGCACGGTGTCGGTTTCAAATCGGATGGCAAAGAGAACACGTATTCAAACCGTTTTGGCGTGGAGCTTTCGTTTGCGAAAACATTGCAGCAACTGGCTCCGGAAGCGAACATTGCGTTGATTAAAATCTCAAGAGGAGGGACATCCATCGCCGTCGAAGCTGCTGGCAATTTCGGGTGCTGGGACCCTGATTTTGAAAAAGGGACCGGAAAAGGGCAGGGGATCAACCAATACGATCATTTTCTGGCAGGCATGAAACGGGCATTACAGACGACCGATATCGATCAGGATGGCGAAGCAGATACTCTGATCCCTGCAGGAATTGTCTGGATGCAGGGGGAAAGTGACGCTGCTTATACAGAGGAAATCGCAAAGGATTATGAAGCCAACCTCAAGCGTCTTATGGACTTAATTCGCGCGACGCTCTACGCCGATGACCTGCCTGTGGTAATTGGCCGGATCTCAGATTCGGGCGATAATCCGGAGGGAAAGGTCTGGAAACATGGTGAGATTGTACGAGCTGCCCAGGCGGCATTTGTGGAGAAAGACAAGCGTGCAGCGCTGGTGACCAGTACGGATGAGTATGGTTATTCTGATCGTTGGCACTATAATTCAGAAGGTTATCTGGATTTAGGCAGGAATTTTGCCCAGGCCCTATGGAAAGTTCCCCGGAACTAA
- a CDS encoding DUF1501 domain-containing protein yields the protein MTNHNQQTSLPRRNFLTNLSSGLAGISLASLLQDDARAAGVHQTPNGQPHFTPKAKSVIWLFMRGGVSHMESFDPKPMLNKYAGKSISETPWKSVQQSEKLKRVRVVVVNDANGQQRNKVYPLQVGYKKYGESGIEVSDWFPHLGGCVDDLSIVRSMWTTDDNHGAQVQFHSGRHMLDGRVPTIGAWVNYGLGSLNQNLPQFINMGPRFFDVRDGHYLGPAYDSVPLKVDPKNPLPYAKPELDLSSAEQKIEFSLINQLNQQSAEKFPNDSTLQARIKSYELAFRMQTAVPEVIRFDQETKETQELYGLNQPETKAFGMQLLAARRFVEKGVRFIQIMHGDGAAGAWDSHSNLKSGHSKLAKQVDQPAAGLLKDLKRRGLLKDTIVVFATEFGRTPGSQGSNGRDHHPYGFSIWMAGGGIKGGIAHGTTDELGFHAEENPHYVTDVHATLLKQLGLKAQRLEVPGHKRLEMDFGHPIDEIIA from the coding sequence ATGACGAATCATAATCAACAGACTTCATTACCCCGTCGCAATTTTCTCACGAACCTCAGTTCCGGACTGGCAGGGATTTCACTGGCTTCTCTGTTGCAGGATGATGCCCGCGCTGCCGGTGTGCATCAGACTCCAAACGGGCAACCCCATTTCACACCTAAAGCCAAAAGTGTGATCTGGTTGTTTATGCGGGGTGGGGTGAGCCACATGGAGAGCTTCGACCCCAAGCCCATGCTTAACAAGTACGCGGGGAAGTCGATCAGCGAAACGCCCTGGAAATCGGTCCAGCAATCAGAAAAACTGAAGCGTGTACGCGTGGTTGTGGTCAATGATGCCAACGGACAACAACGGAATAAAGTTTATCCGCTACAGGTCGGTTACAAAAAATACGGTGAGAGCGGAATTGAAGTGAGTGACTGGTTCCCCCACCTGGGGGGATGCGTGGATGATCTTTCAATCGTGCGTTCCATGTGGACGACCGATGACAATCACGGCGCACAGGTCCAATTTCACTCCGGCCGGCATATGCTGGATGGTCGTGTGCCGACAATCGGTGCCTGGGTGAACTATGGACTTGGTTCACTCAATCAGAATCTGCCTCAGTTCATTAATATGGGGCCTCGCTTTTTTGATGTACGAGACGGTCATTATCTGGGCCCCGCTTATGATTCTGTCCCCCTCAAAGTCGATCCCAAAAATCCGCTGCCTTATGCCAAACCAGAACTGGATCTCTCAAGTGCCGAGCAGAAAATTGAATTTTCTTTAATCAATCAACTCAATCAGCAGAGTGCTGAAAAGTTTCCCAATGACAGTACACTGCAGGCCCGGATCAAATCTTACGAGCTGGCGTTCCGCATGCAGACGGCGGTGCCGGAAGTGATTCGCTTCGATCAGGAAACCAAAGAGACTCAGGAACTGTATGGGCTGAACCAGCCGGAAACCAAGGCGTTTGGCATGCAGTTGCTGGCGGCTCGACGTTTTGTGGAGAAGGGCGTACGCTTCATCCAGATCATGCACGGCGATGGTGCCGCGGGTGCCTGGGATTCCCATTCGAATCTGAAGTCAGGTCACTCCAAACTGGCCAAACAGGTCGACCAGCCAGCCGCAGGACTGCTGAAAGATTTGAAACGTCGCGGGTTGCTGAAAGATACGATCGTTGTGTTCGCAACGGAGTTCGGGCGGACACCCGGTTCGCAGGGGAGTAATGGCCGCGATCATCACCCGTACGGATTTTCCATCTGGATGGCCGGTGGTGGTATCAAGGGGGGCATCGCTCATGGTACCACTGATGAACTCGGTTTCCATGCGGAAGAGAATCCACATTATGTCACCGATGTGCACGCCACGCTGTTGAAGCAGCTGGGATTAAAAGCACAGCGTCTGGAAGTACCTGGCCATAAACGTCTTGAAATGGATTTTGGCCATCCGATTGACGAGATCATTGCCTGA
- a CDS encoding PSD1 and planctomycete cytochrome C domain-containing protein, whose translation MSIRDHQRIHSVSFIILLFLLTGSARTVLSAEKVDYLKEIKPIFAEKCFACHSALKEEAELRLETRDLMLKGSYSGAVIHPGKPDESILLERILAKGDEQMPPPEDGSRLSEHDIALIRTWIEQGAVTPKEEIPGSPKDHWAFQAPVKAKVPDVGLNNPIDAFLELKRKQQGLVTVPPASRRVLIRRLYLDLIGLPPTQEEIEQFVNDSSEDAYGKVVQKLLASPQYGERWGRHWMDIWRYTDWYGLGKQLRYSQKHIWHWRDWIIDSLNRDSSYAEMVQDMLAADELKPTDHDALRATGFLARHYYLFNRTTWLDSTLEHTSKAFLGLTMNCAKCHDHKYDPLSHVDYYSMRAIFEPYQVRLDPLPGETDLEQDGLPRIFDAHADTKTYLHIRGDEKNPDKSQEMQPAPPEIFTFDEFKVTPVTLPAKAHYPALQEFVLQDQLKAANEKIAAARKNAKQAKTLLAQLEQAAQNKVAANGSDQAVTFLEDDFQNEKPEIWTLGPGEWSYLDGKLIQTKTGYGRAYLRSKHKHPHDFKARFKFKTTGGDKWRSVGLAFDVTADREKMIYLSAVQPGSKLQISYKENGKSVYPAGAQHACEVKLNQPYELELKVRDQLVNIAINGTHTLSYRLPLPRENGKLELLAFDASAEFEQISVQTLASDETLIEGKQPVKLSLELAQARTTRAQASLNAATLYPETIRTAYAAEKARLDEVSKNELTALTQAAALAARKYELALAEEKLAKIREKSELASGEAKQKLAKEIAVAEKAVETAKESVSKPGEKYTRIRASLKALEGPAEKDDTRLQPYPKTSTGRRSALAHWVTHRKNPLTARVAVNHIWLRHFGEPLVEDVTDFGLRAKRPVHQDLLDWLAVDFMEHNWSMKHLHSLMVNSQAYQLSSSTRSAEPQNLAKDETNRYYWKRNTVRMESEVIRDSLLHLAGELDLKMGGPTIDPDKNKDSRRRSLYFTYSRDSQDKFIGMFDAADIFACYRRNESVVPQQALTLANSKVSLQMARKIVEKIRVQQSALSDQEFIRLAYERILCAEPTPREFEICSQALSEMQTTLTAAKHQNPIWRSRENLVHALLNHNDFITIR comes from the coding sequence ATGAGCATACGAGATCATCAACGAATTCATTCTGTTTCTTTTATTATACTGCTGTTCCTGCTGACAGGATCTGCCAGAACAGTTCTGTCTGCTGAAAAAGTAGATTATCTGAAAGAGATCAAGCCGATCTTTGCAGAGAAGTGCTTTGCCTGTCACAGCGCTCTGAAAGAGGAAGCTGAGTTACGTCTTGAGACCCGGGATCTGATGCTGAAGGGGAGTTACTCGGGTGCCGTCATTCATCCAGGTAAGCCGGACGAGAGCATACTGCTCGAGCGGATTCTGGCAAAAGGAGATGAGCAGATGCCACCTCCTGAGGATGGATCGCGGTTGTCTGAGCACGATATTGCTCTCATCAGAACCTGGATCGAACAGGGTGCCGTCACTCCCAAAGAGGAAATTCCAGGCAGCCCGAAAGATCACTGGGCCTTTCAGGCACCCGTGAAAGCGAAAGTTCCCGATGTCGGCTTAAATAATCCGATCGATGCCTTTCTGGAACTCAAACGTAAACAGCAGGGACTGGTGACGGTTCCACCGGCATCGCGGCGTGTTTTGATCCGCCGGCTTTACCTGGATCTGATCGGACTGCCCCCGACTCAGGAGGAGATCGAACAGTTTGTGAACGACTCCTCTGAGGATGCTTACGGGAAGGTTGTACAGAAATTACTGGCGAGCCCGCAATACGGAGAACGCTGGGGACGCCACTGGATGGATATCTGGCGATACACCGACTGGTACGGACTGGGTAAGCAACTGCGTTACAGTCAGAAACATATCTGGCACTGGCGCGACTGGATTATTGATTCATTGAATCGTGACAGCAGTTATGCGGAAATGGTTCAGGATATGCTCGCCGCAGATGAGCTGAAACCCACTGACCACGATGCACTGCGTGCGACCGGTTTTCTGGCGCGTCATTATTATTTGTTTAACCGCACAACCTGGCTGGACAGCACTCTGGAACATACATCCAAAGCGTTTCTCGGACTGACGATGAATTGTGCAAAGTGCCACGATCACAAATACGATCCACTGAGCCATGTCGACTATTATTCGATGAGGGCCATTTTCGAGCCGTATCAGGTGCGGCTGGACCCGCTGCCGGGAGAAACTGATCTGGAACAGGATGGGTTACCGCGGATTTTTGATGCCCACGCAGATACCAAAACTTATTTGCACATCCGTGGCGATGAGAAAAATCCGGATAAGAGCCAGGAGATGCAGCCAGCGCCTCCGGAAATCTTTACATTTGATGAATTTAAGGTCACACCGGTCACTCTCCCTGCAAAAGCACATTATCCAGCCTTGCAGGAGTTTGTCCTGCAGGATCAGCTGAAGGCAGCGAACGAAAAAATAGCGGCAGCCAGGAAAAACGCTAAACAGGCAAAAACGCTACTGGCTCAGTTGGAGCAGGCTGCACAGAACAAAGTTGCCGCAAATGGTTCCGACCAGGCAGTGACATTTCTGGAAGATGATTTTCAGAACGAGAAGCCTGAGATCTGGACACTGGGACCAGGTGAATGGTCGTATCTGGATGGTAAGCTGATCCAGACAAAAACAGGCTATGGTCGTGCTTATCTGAGATCGAAACATAAGCATCCGCATGATTTCAAAGCCCGTTTCAAATTCAAAACGACGGGTGGTGACAAATGGCGTTCTGTCGGTCTGGCATTTGATGTTACAGCAGACCGGGAAAAGATGATCTATCTGAGTGCGGTTCAGCCGGGCTCAAAGTTGCAGATCTCTTACAAAGAGAATGGCAAATCAGTCTATCCCGCAGGAGCACAGCATGCCTGCGAAGTCAAACTGAATCAACCATACGAACTGGAGTTGAAAGTGCGCGACCAACTGGTGAATATCGCCATCAATGGCACGCATACCCTTTCTTATCGTCTTCCTCTCCCACGTGAAAATGGTAAACTGGAACTGCTGGCATTTGACGCATCAGCGGAATTCGAACAGATCAGTGTTCAGACCCTGGCTTCCGATGAGACGTTGATTGAAGGGAAGCAACCTGTGAAGTTGTCACTGGAACTGGCGCAGGCAAGAACAACAAGAGCCCAGGCAAGTTTAAATGCAGCGACTTTGTATCCGGAAACAATACGCACAGCTTACGCTGCAGAAAAAGCCCGCTTGGATGAAGTTTCCAAAAATGAGCTGACTGCCTTAACACAGGCCGCTGCACTGGCAGCTCGAAAATATGAACTCGCCCTGGCAGAGGAAAAGCTGGCCAAAATCAGAGAAAAGTCAGAATTAGCCAGCGGAGAGGCGAAACAGAAACTCGCAAAAGAAATCGCAGTCGCTGAAAAAGCAGTTGAGACAGCAAAAGAGTCTGTCAGTAAACCCGGTGAAAAATACACGCGGATTCGCGCTTCACTCAAGGCACTGGAAGGTCCTGCTGAAAAAGATGACACTCGTCTGCAACCCTATCCCAAAACCAGTACTGGTCGTCGCTCGGCGCTGGCCCACTGGGTCACACATCGAAAAAATCCACTGACGGCGCGTGTCGCCGTGAACCATATCTGGTTGCGCCATTTTGGTGAACCTCTTGTAGAAGATGTGACGGATTTCGGATTACGAGCGAAACGGCCCGTACATCAGGACCTGCTTGACTGGTTGGCGGTCGATTTTATGGAACACAACTGGAGTATGAAGCATCTTCATTCGCTGATGGTGAATTCACAGGCTTACCAGCTCAGTAGTTCAACCCGGTCTGCAGAGCCTCAGAATCTGGCAAAAGATGAAACAAACCGCTACTACTGGAAACGCAATACCGTACGGATGGAATCAGAAGTCATTCGTGACAGTCTGCTGCATCTGGCGGGAGAACTGGATCTGAAGATGGGTGGCCCGACGATTGATCCTGACAAAAATAAGGACAGTAGACGTCGCAGCCTGTATTTCACCTACTCCCGTGATTCGCAGGACAAGTTCATCGGCATGTTTGATGCTGCTGATATCTTTGCCTGTTATCGTCGCAACGAAAGTGTCGTTCCCCAGCAGGCCCTCACACTCGCGAACAGCAAAGTTTCGTTGCAGATGGCACGAAAAATAGTAGAAAAAATACGTGTGCAGCAGTCTGCACTGAGTGATCAGGAATTTATCAGACTGGCTTATGAACGGATTCTATGTGCGGAACCAACGCCTCGTGAATTTGAGATCTGTTCTCAGGCTTTATCTGAAATGCAAACCACTTTAACAGCAGCAAAGCATCAGAATCCGATCTGGCGATCACGCGAAAATCTGGTACACGCCTTACTCAACCATAACGATTTCATTACGATCCGCTGA
- the smpB gene encoding SsrA-binding protein SmpB — MGKKGKKKASKEDPNSRTICQNRKARHNYEILDTLDCGIVLAGSEVKSIRANKVSIEEGFARMQNDEVWLFNVDIALYPQANTMNHQTRRPRKLLMKKAEIRKFAERSENSSLTLIPLSMYFTRGLVKVKLGIAKGRKLHDKREKLKKDSARMDIQRAMRARNN; from the coding sequence ATGGGTAAAAAAGGGAAAAAGAAAGCTTCGAAAGAAGACCCGAATTCACGTACCATCTGCCAGAACCGCAAAGCCCGGCACAACTATGAAATTCTGGATACGCTGGATTGCGGGATCGTGCTGGCAGGAAGTGAAGTCAAAAGCATTCGTGCGAACAAGGTTTCGATCGAAGAAGGCTTCGCGCGGATGCAGAATGATGAAGTCTGGCTGTTCAATGTAGATATCGCCCTGTACCCACAGGCCAACACCATGAACCACCAGACCCGCAGGCCACGGAAACTGCTGATGAAGAAAGCAGAGATTCGCAAATTTGCGGAGCGGTCTGAAAACTCCAGCCTGACACTGATCCCACTCAGCATGTACTTCACTCGTGGACTGGTGAAGGTCAAACTGGGTATCGCCAAAGGCCGCAAGCTGCACGACAAACGCGAAAAGCTCAAGAAAGACTCCGCCCGCATGGATATCCAGCGGGCAATGCGGGCCCGAAATAATTAA
- a CDS encoding PASTA domain-containing protein, producing MKLKLVLLQSALVFTSCTAAGLLLCNQLSQAQGQQPAANQAPQVEQQLPAALEEILKKWELESSKIEKLEGKHIRIEYEDVFKVEKQSEGIFYYEKPDKGRIDITGMDIKKGAKGKKIDPKTGQPYQLRPGANECWICDGKRIFSINEDEKSYEVFPIPLERRGVNIMEGPLPFLFGMPAKTAKERYFLKLEINNPQQILIAAKPKRRADAANYSEAKIILNPKTYLPSAVLLIHPGGKQSTVYTFKDVVANKSRGIIRKLFTDDPFVPDLADYRLEGKVVAVAGEENVQRPVQQAAPVQQATFKVPNMLGRDYKTAQKLIKDMGFESKVYPGKPAQKPDQRIYHVYDQRPVPGEAVKPGAVIHLQLYTDPSKQQN from the coding sequence ATGAAACTGAAACTTGTCTTACTTCAAAGCGCACTCGTTTTCACCAGTTGTACGGCTGCGGGTCTGCTGTTGTGCAATCAGCTTTCTCAAGCACAGGGACAACAACCCGCTGCCAATCAAGCACCCCAGGTAGAGCAGCAATTACCAGCCGCCCTGGAAGAGATTCTGAAAAAATGGGAGTTAGAGTCATCCAAAATCGAAAAGCTGGAAGGTAAGCATATCCGCATTGAGTACGAAGATGTGTTCAAGGTGGAGAAGCAGTCCGAGGGGATCTTTTATTACGAAAAACCTGATAAAGGTCGTATCGATATTACTGGGATGGATATAAAGAAGGGGGCCAAGGGTAAAAAAATTGATCCTAAAACAGGCCAGCCTTATCAGCTGAGACCAGGCGCGAATGAATGCTGGATCTGTGACGGGAAACGAATCTTTTCCATCAACGAAGATGAAAAGTCCTACGAAGTATTTCCCATTCCCCTTGAGCGACGCGGCGTGAATATCATGGAAGGCCCTCTGCCGTTCCTGTTTGGGATGCCTGCAAAAACGGCAAAAGAACGCTACTTTTTAAAATTAGAAATCAATAACCCACAGCAGATTCTCATTGCTGCAAAACCAAAACGCCGAGCCGATGCAGCAAACTACAGTGAAGCAAAGATCATACTGAATCCAAAAACATATCTGCCCTCAGCTGTCTTACTGATTCACCCTGGCGGAAAACAGTCAACCGTCTACACATTTAAAGATGTGGTTGCCAATAAGAGCCGGGGAATCATTAGAAAGCTTTTTACTGATGATCCTTTCGTTCCTGATCTGGCTGATTATCGGCTGGAAGGAAAAGTGGTTGCAGTTGCAGGAGAAGAAAACGTACAGCGACCAGTTCAACAGGCCGCACCTGTCCAGCAAGCGACCTTTAAAGTTCCCAATATGCTGGGGAGAGACTACAAAACAGCACAGAAACTAATTAAAGATATGGGGTTTGAGTCAAAAGTATATCCTGGAAAGCCTGCTCAGAAGCCGGATCAACGTATCTATCACGTGTATGATCAAAGACCTGTTCCAGGAGAAGCAGTAAAGCCGGGAGCTGTAATCCATTTACAACTTTATACAGATCCCAGTAAACAACAGAATTAA
- the lptE gene encoding LPS assembly lipoprotein LptE, which yields MERFVVKMLLLVLLSFDMTGCGYTVGNSYQTDVQTVYVPIFENNTFRRGYEYQLTEAVQRKIQSRTPFRLAKGDAADTRLTGTIKQIDKSVLGTTQNNDPRNLDLKFVVEVTWEDMRTGRILSQQEVPISADVVQLVSQASFAPEVGQSLATATQTATDSLANQIVQLMESPW from the coding sequence ATGGAACGTTTTGTGGTTAAAATGTTGTTACTGGTTCTACTGTCTTTTGATATGACAGGCTGCGGGTACACCGTAGGCAATTCCTATCAGACAGACGTGCAGACCGTTTATGTACCCATCTTTGAAAACAATACGTTTCGACGTGGTTATGAATATCAGCTGACCGAAGCGGTCCAGCGAAAAATTCAGTCTCGTACTCCCTTTCGCCTCGCAAAAGGGGATGCAGCAGATACACGTTTAACTGGAACGATAAAACAAATCGATAAAAGCGTTTTAGGAACGACTCAAAATAACGACCCGCGAAACCTGGACCTGAAGTTTGTGGTTGAGGTGACCTGGGAAGATATGCGGACGGGGAGGATTCTCTCTCAGCAGGAAGTGCCCATCTCTGCGGATGTAGTGCAGCTTGTTTCACAGGCTTCATTTGCACCCGAAGTCGGGCAGTCTCTGGCGACAGCTACCCAAACCGCAACCGACAGTCTGGCGAATCAGATTGTGCAATTAATGGAATCACCCTGGTAA
- the bamD gene encoding outer membrane protein assembly factor BamD yields the protein MSTSDLQYQKSKRPRFIQLSSALMICGLVSGCAMFGDRASDFSAMKPPWSKKSETDDPSIEGVRGPMQRIMQTAMWEKKKDANFIEPSIGAAEYQKANATFKAQDYKKAEKEFKAIVKKFKNDPIKEDAQFMVAESQFAQKKYSWAQDSYDQLLVDFPSSRHLDQTTKRLFMIARYWLQEPSIVKGGDIQQVNLEDPGSETPEIPTDGKDRKSRWALVPNLFDRSRPVFDTENRALEALKSIWLHDPTGPLADDALMLTASHYLKKGRYMDADRTFSLLREEYPKSPHLKDAFMLGTHVKLMSYQGPAYDATVLKDAGELKETTLRLFPEAQQARLKEELKKIEQAKAKREWETVQYWMRRGKPKSAAIYCNLLIEHYPTSPFANQARELLAELGRENTSHLWANYATPKKQVAEQPEPSRSILPGLPGFGKTEPAPVKAPANAAPAPRELEPPARLQLEGLGEPIRKIPLEEEAEPARIKL from the coding sequence ATGTCCACTTCAGACTTACAATATCAAAAATCCAAACGGCCTCGATTCATTCAGCTCAGCTCAGCACTGATGATCTGTGGTCTGGTTTCGGGTTGCGCCATGTTTGGTGATCGTGCTTCTGACTTCTCCGCAATGAAACCGCCCTGGTCCAAAAAGAGCGAAACCGATGATCCGTCGATCGAAGGAGTGCGGGGGCCTATGCAGCGGATCATGCAGACCGCGATGTGGGAAAAAAAGAAAGACGCCAACTTCATAGAACCCTCTATCGGTGCCGCCGAATATCAGAAGGCCAATGCAACATTCAAAGCGCAGGATTACAAAAAGGCTGAGAAGGAATTCAAGGCGATCGTCAAGAAATTTAAAAACGATCCCATCAAAGAAGATGCCCAGTTCATGGTGGCAGAGTCTCAATTTGCACAAAAGAAATATTCCTGGGCACAAGACAGCTATGACCAGCTGCTGGTCGATTTCCCTTCGTCGCGGCATCTGGATCAGACAACCAAAAGACTGTTTATGATAGCCCGCTACTGGCTGCAGGAACCGTCCATCGTCAAAGGCGGTGATATTCAGCAGGTTAATCTGGAAGATCCTGGCTCTGAGACTCCTGAGATTCCCACTGACGGCAAAGATCGAAAATCACGCTGGGCTCTGGTACCGAATCTGTTTGACCGCAGCCGCCCCGTGTTTGACACCGAAAACAGAGCACTGGAAGCACTCAAATCGATCTGGCTGCACGATCCGACCGGCCCGCTGGCGGATGATGCTCTGATGCTGACCGCCAGTCACTATCTGAAAAAAGGTCGTTATATGGATGCCGACCGGACATTCAGTCTGTTGCGGGAAGAATACCCCAAAAGCCCGCATCTGAAAGATGCTTTCATGCTGGGAACACATGTGAAACTGATGTCCTATCAGGGCCCCGCCTATGACGCCACCGTGCTGAAGGACGCGGGAGAATTGAAAGAGACGACACTCAGACTGTTCCCCGAAGCCCAGCAGGCACGGCTAAAGGAAGAACTGAAAAAAATCGAACAGGCCAAAGCAAAGCGTGAATGGGAAACGGTCCAATACTGGATGCGTCGCGGTAAACCCAAATCGGCAGCGATTTACTGTAACTTGCTGATCGAACATTATCCCACATCACCGTTTGCCAATCAGGCTCGAGAACTGCTGGCAGAACTGGGGAGAGAGAATACCAGCCACCTCTGGGCGAATTATGCGACTCCCAAAAAACAGGTTGCCGAACAGCCTGAACCATCGAGGTCAATTCTACCTGGTCTGCCTGGATTTGGTAAAACCGAACCTGCTCCTGTGAAAGCACCTGCCAATGCTGCCCCGGCACCTCGCGAACTGGAACCACCGGCGCGCCTGCAACTGGAAGGTTTAGGTGAGCCGATCAGAAAGATTCCTCTGGAGGAAGAGGCAGAGCCAGCTCGAATCAAACTATAA